The genomic window AACATCATTCACTTTTTGATTCTCGTCTATTTCATCACCCATCgtctccaggccatcaatgCCTGCTTCCCTTCTGAACActatcttagtaattttcCCACCCTCCCGTAACATCCATCGCATCACGCTTAATTTCATCACCACTCCCCTTAACGCGGCAACACGCATTCTTTCTCTCACCCGCCGCAAACCAAAACCAAAACAACCACATCACATCTTTGCTGACGTGGAGCTAACCTTTTCTTTCCGCCCCAACAGACTCGTGAGCCATACAACTATTCGCAATCTGGTGAACAACACACTCCTTCCTATTACAACGGCGGCTCTTACACATCACCACGCGCGTCTTCATTCAATCGCCCGCGCAGCCCGTTATCCCATTCGCACCCTCAGCCTGGGTCTCTCAGTCCTCCAGGTCGACAGCCGCTCCTAGCTTCTCCGAGCTTGAGACATGGTGCAACAGCCAATATGAGCTCGACAACCAACGGGGCTCCTGCCCTTCCACCCTTCAAGTCGGACCTCGCggctccatcaccaccaaagcCTAATCCTCCATCCACCAGCGTACGCCATTTCGATCTTTATTCTGATGCATCAATGCTAACTCGATACAAGACGCCGAGCCGAGCTGCTGACCCCATGTCCTTCTCCAACATTCTTTCTAGTGCCGAACCTGCACCAAAACCTCGGGAACGAACACCTGTGGTTGAAGAGCGCGAGCGAGACCATGACCGAGACCGACGCGACCGAGAGTTGAAGCGTGATTCGCGAGAAGCGAAGCCGTCAAAGCGCGAGCTGGAACCCGAGGATCACGATACTGAAGTCGAGAAAGACGTCGAGACGGAGCCCGAACCCGTCAGGGGAAAACCAAGAGAACCTGCCAAAAAGAGAGGAGGCCGCAAGTCGACCAAGGGCCGCGCCTCTGACATCCGAGAGGCGGCAAGAGAGGCAGTGACCCCCAAGAATGGGCGACGATTATCCATCAAGAAGGAATCCCCGACTCCCCGTCTACCTGCTAAGCGACAAGCGAACGGTCAGCCCAAGCAAAAGGCTTGGTCGAGCgagatggaaaagaagatCCAGAATGCCGAGTCTCAGATTGACAGCAAGGCCGCGACCCTCGATCCTGATGAGTTCGACGAGCAGCAGTACAAGGAACGCGCCCAGAAGCGCCGACGTGTAATGGCCGAGCTGGACCTGGATCAGAGCCGACTTCGACGAGATGCTTATGCAACGTCAGCAAGCAAAAAGCTGGTGCTACATGCCGAGCTCGGCAAGCGGCGATATGACGATGTTTTCTACGATGAAGCTCTCCACGAAGTTCGCGAGCAAGAGGTCTACGCTGAGAAGGAACGCAAGAAGGACATGCAACGCAAGCGACGTCGCGAAAAGTCCATGGCTGTCACCATGGAGCAGAAGGAGGCGGCTCTCGCGCGCGCCGAGGCAGCCGAAGACGAGGCAGAGCGCCAGAAGCACCTCCGTGATGCCGAGCGTGCCAGTAAGAAGGCACAGCAGACGAAGCTTATTCTACAACAAGGAATCAAGGGCCCCGCCCGGAACCTggagctcaacctcgagggtGGCACCATGTCTTCATTCCAGGCTTCCGACATGGAATCTGGCGAAGCAGGAACGCCATCCGGCAAACGAAAAGGCAAGGGACGAGGTGGTCCTCGTCTTAAGAAGTCaaaggagcagaagcaggccgagaaggattCTGCCGAAGCTGCCCAGGCAGCTTTGGATGCTGGCGAGGAGTTGCCCACCAAGGAGGAAAATCGCGTCcgcatcaagatcaagaagtccaagaaggaggccgcCTTGGAAGCCgaaaaggacaaggatgaggccgacaaggacgaggaggagcccaccgagaagaagaccaagaagggcaaggacaaAGATAAGGACAAAGACAAGGAAAAGGTCGACGACATCCCCGAGAACGAGAAGCGCTTCATGTCCAAGGGTTACAACCAAATTTACGACCAGATCTGGCGAGACATGGCTAGGAAGGATGTCAACAAGACCTTCAAGCTGGCAGTCGACTCTTACGCCACAAAGGCTTCTAACCtcaagaagacggcgatTCTGGCATCCAAGGAGGCTAAGCGCTGGCAGCTCCGAACCAACAAGGGCACCAAGGATCTTCAGGCCCGCGCCAAGCGAGTCATGCGTGACATGATGGGCTTCTGGAAACGCAACGAACGTGAGGAGCGAGACCTTcgcaaggctgccgagaagcaAGAGATTGAGAATGCCCGCAAGGAGGAAGCTGATCGTGAAGCCGCTCGtcagaagaggaagctcaACTTCCTTATCTCCCAGACTGAGCTCTACTCTCACTTCATcggcaagaagatcaagactGATGAGGTGGAGCGTAGTACCGACAACCCTGATGTGGCCAGGGATGCGCACCAGATTGACGAGCAGAAACTCGACATTGAGGAGCCTACCATGGTTGCCGGCAAGGTCACAGACTTTGCCAATCTTGACTTTGAGGAGGGCAGTGACGAAGCTCTTCgtgctgctgccatggccaacgccCAGAACGCCATTGCAGAGGCTCAAAAGAAGGCTCGCGACTTCAACAACCAGGGcctcgacatggacgaggagggcgagaTGAACTTCCAGAACCCCACAGGTCTGGGAGACGTCGAAATCGAGCAAcccaagctcatcaatgCTCAGCTCAAGGAGTACCAGCTCAAGGGTCTCAACTGGCTTGTCAACCTGTACGAGCAGGGCATCAACGGTATCTTGGCAGACGAAATGGGTCTCGGAAAGACTGTACAGTCTATTTCCGTCATGGCGTACCTTGCCGAGAAGCACGACATTTGGGGTCCTTTCCTGGTTGTCGCCCCAGCTTCGACGCTTCACAACTGGCAGCAAGAAATCGCCAAGTTCGTTCCCGAGTTCAAGATTCTGCCGTACTGGGGTGGCGCTGGCGACCGAAAGGTTCTCCGAAAGTTTTGGGACCGCAAGCATACTACGTACCGAAAGGATGCTCCTTTCCACGTTTGCGTGACTTCATACCAGCTTGTTGTCTCAGATGTGGCTTATTTCCAGAAGATGAGATGGCAATACATGATTCTGGACGaggcccaggccatcaagagcTCTCAGAGTTCTCGTTGGAAGTGCCTTCTCGGCTTCCACTGCCGAAACCGACTGTTGCTCACAGGTACCCCTATCCAGAACAACATGCAGGAACTTTGGGCCCTTCTCCATTTCATCATGCCGTCGCTGTTTGACTCTCACGACGAGTTCAGCGAATGGTTCTCCAAGGATATTGAGTCGCACGCGCAGAGtaacaccaagctcaacgagGATCAGCTCAAGCGTCTTCACATGATTTTGAAGCCCTTCATGCTTCGACGTGTGAAGAAGCATGTGCAGAAGGAGCTTGGTGACAAGATTGAACTCGACGTGTTCTGCGATCTCACCTACCGACAACGGGCTTACTACAGCAACCTGCGGAACCAGATTAACATTATGGATCTCGTTGAGAAGGCTACTATGGGAGATGACCAAGACTCTGGCACTCTGATGAACTTGGTCATGCAGTTCCGAAAGGTCTGTAACCATCCTGATCTGTTTGAGCGTGCTGAAGTCCGTTCACCTTTTGCCTGCGCCTACTTTGCCGAGACTGCGTCATTTGTCCGCGAGGGCAGTGAGGTCTCTGTGGGTTACTCGAGTCGCAACATGATCGAGTACGAACTTCCCCGTCTCATCTGGCGAGAAGGTGGTCGCCTGCACAAGGCTGGCCCGGACAATCAGACAGCTGGTTGGCGAAGCCAGGCACTCAACCACATGATGAACATCTGGAGTCCAGAGAACGTTCGAGAGAGTAGCAGTGGATCCAAGGCATTCTCATGGCTTCGGTTTGCTGATGCTTCGCCCAACGAAGTCTATGAGGCTACACACTCGAGCTTGATCACCCGagctgccaaggagattcAAAAGCGTGATCGACTTGGCTACTTCAATGTTGCCTACGCCGAGTCTGAAGACAAGAACTACACCCCGGCCCATGCTCTCTTCCAGATTCGGGCCCGTCAGAACCGGAAGCCTGTTGCAGAAATCACCACCGAGGGCGTTTTGGCCCAGCTGATGAATGTTGCCCGGGCAGACTATGACGAGTCTGGTCTGGGACGACTGGAGCCAGCTGGCAAACCTCGCGCGTCGGCTCCCCCGATCCAAGTTTCTTGCCGTAGCTCGGGTTCCGAGATCGAGCGAGCCAACAACCTGTTCAATGTTGACATTCGCAAGATCCTCTTCGGACCGACAGTGTTTGAGCAGAGGGCGctggtggagaagaaggttccTCTGGAGCTATACCCTTCGCGCGAGATGCTTCCCAAACCGGAtcacgagaagaagggctttACCAACATCTCGGTCCCGTCCATGCAGCGATTCGTCACCGACAGTGGCAAACTTGCTAAGCTCGACGACCTGCTCTTCAAACTCAAGGCCGAGGGTCATCGTGTGCTGCTGTACTTCCAGATGACACGCATgatcgacatgatggaggagtACCTGACATACCGCAACTACAAGTACTGCCGACTGGATGGTTCGACCAAGCTCGAAGATCGACGAGACACTGTGCACGATTTCCAGACCCGTCCCgagatcttcatcttcctcctgtCCACTCGTGCCGGTGGTCTCGGTATCAACCTCACATCCGCCGATACCGTCATCTTCTATGACTCGGATTGGAACCCGACCATCGACTCACAGGCCATGGACCGAGCCCATCGACTGGGCCAGACTAGGCAGGTTACTGTGTACCGTCTTATCACTCGCGGTACCATCGAGGAGCGTATCCGAAAGCGTGCTCTGCAGAAGGAGGAAGTCCAGCGCGTTGTTATCCAAGGTGGCGGTGCCAGCGTCGACTTCTCTGGTCGTCGTGCTCCTGAGAACCGCAACCGCGACATCGCCATGTGGCTGGCGGATGACGAGCAGGCGGAGATGATTGAACGCCGCGAAAAGGAACTCCTCGAGTCGGgcgagttggagaagcaacagaagaagaagggaggcAAGCGACGCAAGGCAGAGAATTCTGCCAGCTTGGATGAGATGTATCATGAAGGTGAGCAAGTTCTTTTCCCACAAGATGACACAAGCTAACAAGTTCTAGGCGAGGGTCACTTTGATGACGGTTCCAAGGGGCTTTCTGGAACGGCGACACCGAACACACCCGCCGCTGCCGAGAGCGAcaccaagggcaagaagggcaggGTGAAGGGATCTAAACGAGCCAAAACGGCCAAGCAAAGGCTGGCTATCGCCGATGGCATGGTTTAGTGGATGGATATGGATTGCACAATGTTGAGTTGAGATGGGTGTTTGATAACGGATGCTTGGAGCCCCGGGTGGCTCAAGGTTGGGAGATGAAGGGAGTTATTGCACTAGCTTTTGTTGTTGATATTTGATCACGGTGAAGGTTTTTGATGAAGGAAGGGGTTAGAGGGGGAAAACAAAAGCCAAAAGAAGGACGGCAGAGTCACTCTAGGAGGTGGCTGTCGCCGAGGTGGACACTGTACTATTATTACGTAGGCATAGACGGACGGAAACAGTGCGTACTTGTTCACTCGGTCTGCGATGTTGATGTATCTGATGGTGTATCTGAGGGTGTGTGAAGCTGATGTCTGCCATGGATGGCTGTGGCCTGCCTCAGCGCTTGTGAGGTCCAATCTGGGTCTCGACGTCCATCAGAAGCCATATCCGGTATGGTGTAGTGGCTAACATTTCGCGCTCTCATAACCTGAGGGAATAGTACCGCGGAGcccagggttcgattccctgtaCCGGAGTTTCT from Fusarium keratoplasticum isolate Fu6.1 chromosome 10, whole genome shotgun sequence includes these protein-coding regions:
- a CDS encoding Chromatin-remodeling ATPase INO80 → MDKNGYNSTVLQRPHREDGGDEEREPRSHHHHHHHHHHHHHRRDVMGGSDAPRPGGDSAGPPAGATATASSNANANAHRHSTFSLRSPKQSEFRPPPFSPPNHGHAHSHNTSTSSAGHPHQSPPRQALHNPNPYMSSSSSGAPGGPVAPTLPPPVGLKSSSPAASTPGGLQHHPSQHPSHQQHQHQAPPPVSPLHPPAGYYSPSAPDVHHGRDSKPASRGFYDPTTDTTKERRVSVSDAATPGAWHNANANANAPPAGTPKTREPYNYSQSGEQHTPSYYNGGSYTSPRASSFNRPRSPLSHSHPQPGSLSPPGRQPLLASPSLRHGATANMSSTTNGAPALPPFKSDLAAPSPPKPNPPSTSTPSRAADPMSFSNILSSAEPAPKPRERTPVVEERERDHDRDRRDRELKRDSREAKPSKRELEPEDHDTEVEKDVETEPEPVRGKPREPAKKRGGRKSTKGRASDIREAAREAVTPKNGRRLSIKKESPTPRLPAKRQANGQPKQKAWSSEMEKKIQNAESQIDSKAATLDPDEFDEQQYKERAQKRRRVMAELDLDQSRLRRDAYATSASKKLVLHAELGKRRYDDVFYDEALHEVREQEVYAEKERKKDMQRKRRREKSMAVTMEQKEAALARAEAAEDEAERQKHLRDAERASKKAQQTKLILQQGIKGPARNLELNLEGGTMSSFQASDMESGEAGTPSGKRKGKGRGGPRLKKSKEQKQAEKDSAEAAQAALDAGEELPTKEENRVRIKIKKSKKEAALEAEKDKDEADKDEEEPTEKKTKKGKDKDKDKDKEKVDDIPENEKRFMSKGYNQIYDQIWRDMARKDVNKTFKLAVDSYATKASNLKKTAILASKEAKRWQLRTNKGTKDLQARAKRVMRDMMGFWKRNEREERDLRKAAEKQEIENARKEEADREAARQKRKLNFLISQTELYSHFIGKKIKTDEVERSTDNPDVARDAHQIDEQKLDIEEPTMVAGKVTDFANLDFEEGSDEALRAAAMANAQNAIAEAQKKARDFNNQGLDMDEEGEMNFQNPTGLGDVEIEQPKLINAQLKEYQLKGLNWLVNLYEQGINGILADEMGLGKTVQSISVMAYLAEKHDIWGPFLVVAPASTLHNWQQEIAKFVPEFKILPYWGGAGDRKVLRKFWDRKHTTYRKDAPFHVCVTSYQLVVSDVAYFQKMRWQYMILDEAQAIKSSQSSRWKCLLGFHCRNRLLLTGTPIQNNMQELWALLHFIMPSLFDSHDEFSEWFSKDIESHAQSNTKLNEDQLKRLHMILKPFMLRRVKKHVQKELGDKIELDVFCDLTYRQRAYYSNLRNQINIMDLVEKATMGDDQDSGTLMNLVMQFRKVCNHPDLFERAEVRSPFACAYFAETASFVREGSEVSVGYSSRNMIEYELPRLIWREGGRLHKAGPDNQTAGWRSQALNHMMNIWSPENVRESSSGSKAFSWLRFADASPNEVYEATHSSLITRAAKEIQKRDRLGYFNVAYAESEDKNYTPAHALFQIRARQNRKPVAEITTEGVLAQLMNVARADYDESGLGRLEPAGKPRASAPPIQVSCRSSGSEIERANNLFNVDIRKILFGPTVFEQRALVEKKVPLELYPSREMLPKPDHEKKGFTNISVPSMQRFVTDSGKLAKLDDLLFKLKAEGHRVLLYFQMTRMIDMMEEYLTYRNYKYCRLDGSTKLEDRRDTVHDFQTRPEIFIFLLSTRAGGLGINLTSADTVIFYDSDWNPTIDSQAMDRAHRLGQTRQVTVYRLITRGTIEERIRKRALQKEEVQRVVIQGGGASVDFSGRRAPENRNRDIAMWLADDEQAEMIERREKELLESGELEKQQKKKGGKRRKAENSASLDEMYHEGEGHFDDGSKGLSGTATPNTPAAAESDTKGKKGRVKGSKRAKTAKQRLAIADGMV